A genome region from Panicum virgatum strain AP13 chromosome 4K, P.virgatum_v5, whole genome shotgun sequence includes the following:
- the LOC120702836 gene encoding formin-like protein 6, translating into MALFRRLFYRRPPEGLVEISGNILVFDHCFSTDLFEEDELMPYIGGILKQLLGRYSIDSFMVFNFEGGKKHNQTASIFSYYDMSVMGYPRNYEGCPLLTMEMIHHFLRSSESWLTLSQDNFLLIHSEHGGWPVLAFALAALLVYLKRCTNERKALEMVCKHAPAGLAELFSPIDPVPSQLRYLKYVSKRHKSPELWPPADRMLNLNCIIIRKVPNFDGQGGCRPIFRIYGLDPLAPNDRATKVLFSIPKTSDFVQLYTQEDCEIIKVNVHCPVQGDIVIECISLDEDLEHEVMVFRTMFSTAFIDDNLLVLDRDQIDILWDTKHRFPVDFRVEAIFSDMDMSTTIGKSELSSEEKGSLSKVDDAFSHLDWSSKNDHITNHESDQKGLHNEHDGFDVVPLEETETSNSAAAHSLLDSRSVQVHHTEPPHNHSSATKFDGSEDYAANARSLPEAEAPGPNSQGGQIFKDTSARDEPEVDDAKNELNSKISRDAEAGGAAAAELSDNNSDVFLSDSPSSSPPSSPPKYDEDIVVAGMVDTRSQLTELKI; encoded by the exons TATTTGACCACTGCTTCTCCACGGATTTATTtgaagaagatgagctgatgccATACATTGGAGGAATCTTAAAACAGTTACTTGGTCGCTACTCCATTGACTCATTCATGGTATTCAACTTTGAGGGAGGCAAGAAGCACAACCAAACTGCCAGCATTTTCTCTTATTATGACATGAGCGTAATGGGTTATCCACGTAACTATGAAGGATGCCCGTTGCTAACCATGGAGATGATTCACCATTTCCTGAGGTCTAGTGAAAGCTGGCTCACTTTAAGCCAGGACAATTTCCTGCTTATCCATTCGGAACATGGGGGGTGGCCAGTCCTTGCTTTTGCATTGGCAGCTCTACTGGTTTACCTCAAAAGGTGTACAAATGAGAGGAAGGCTTTGGAGATGGTCTGCAAACATGCACCAGCTGGGCTAGCTGAGCTATTCTCACCAATTGACCCAGTGCCTTCTCAGCTGAGATACTTGAAGTATGTATCAAAACGGCACAAATCACCAGAACTATGGCCTCCTGCTGACAGAATGCTGAATTTGAATTGTATAATAATCAGGAAGGTACCAAATTTTGACGGGCAAGGGGGATGTAGGCCTATATTCCGGATTTATGGCCTAGATCCCCTTGCGCCTAATGACAGAGCTACTAAAGTTCTCTTTTCGATCCCAAAGACAAGTGATTTTGTCCAGCTTTATACACAG GAAGACTGTGAGATAATCAAGGTTAATGTTCATTGTCCTGTTCAAGGAGACATTGTAATTGAGTGCATCAGCCTGGATGAGGACTTGGAACATGAAGTTATGGTGTTCAGAACGATGTTTAGCACAGCTTTTATTGATGACAACTTGTTGGTACTCGATCGAGACCAGATTGACATTCTGTGGGACACAAAACATCGGTTTCCTGTAGACTTCAGAGTTGAG GCTATATTTTCTGATATGGACATGAGCACAACAATAGGCAAATCTGAGCTATCAAGTGAGGAGAAAGGAAGCCTTTCCAAGGTTGATGATGCCTTCAGTCATCTGGATTGGTCAAGCAAAAATGATCACATCACAAATCATGAATCAGACCAGAAGGGTTTACACAACGAACATGATGGCTTTGATGTGGTACCTCTAGAGGAAACAGAAACCAGCAACTCTGCGGCTGCACATAGCTTGCTGGACAGCAGATCAGTTCAGGTTCATCATACAGAACCTCCACATAACCATTCTTCTGCGACAAAGTTTGATGGTAGTGAGGATTATGCTGCCAATGCGCGTTCTTTACCAGAAGCAGAAGCTCCCGGACCAAACTCTCAAGGAGGTCAAATCTTCAAGGACACATCAGCACGTGATGAGCCAGAAGTGGATGACGCTAAGAATGAACTCAATTCAAAAATATCGCGAGATGCAGAAGCTGGAGGTGCTGCAGCTGCAGAGTTGTCTGACAACAATTCAGATGTGTTCCTGTCAGATTCACCCTCAAGCAGCCCTCCATCTAGCCCGCCAAAGTACGACGAAGATATCGTGGTAGCTGGGATGGTCGACACTCGATCACAACTGACTGAGCTGAAGATATAA
- the LOC120701825 gene encoding uncharacterized protein LOC120701825 has translation MGWHCESDRTLADLLLRMERDDDEEARRVRDALAQEVARLRTAREAAERTSQRLRGERNTLREERDSARRDLDVRARNLELLGEVERGRDRLEETEAVVAKISRENSGLRQQLETATTTLSRLAEKDAEPLRKEDGASQGVEAEVAESDDTDTDTDEDEEAVAARWNNGLAAKLGCGGVILALVETNTGFAIFMYDGIKLLEKDALQNIWVEFADHTVAQREISCLCGDTVEELMWGLKVQMPYLLPAEKSMLDEKDCFPMSKGMKQLLNSYSFILEPKDMKVTRHIINLAGMVRECDRCVKKHDYSLRSAAEHLKRISHIDTKEWDLMKLATALKMICYPEEKTVAASLLFSKRVLLKLKKDAPKYEGKILKEPLLIVYKGMYLARRTRSSALRKLSRLLGQREIIQEVVAQLTDCNESLWAECNKRQNPPTPAPADVLGRYTCISSHQLHKTNEPGILSMHMHPSKDVVATGGIDTNAVFFDRPSGQILCTLTGHSKKITNLKFVNGDGLFITGSADKDQLGSWQGRHRVPFGLHKLD, from the exons ATGGGCTGGCACTGCGAGTCGGACCGGACGCTTGCGGACCTTCTCCTGCGAATGGAgagggacgacgacgaggaggcccGGAGGGTGCGCGATGCCCTGGCCCAGGAGGTCGcccgccttcggacggcgcgcGAAGCGGCGGAGCGGACGAGCCAAAGGCTGCGCGGGGAGCGAAATACTCTCCGCGAGGAGCGCGACTCCGCCCGCCGGGACTTAG ACGTCCGGGCGCGGAACTTGGAACTCCTCGGGGAGGTCGAGCGCGGCCGGGATCGTTTGGAGGAAACGGAGGCCGTCGTGGCCAAAATCTCCAGAGAGAACTCCGGGCTCCGCCAGCAACTGGAAACGGCTACCACTACCCTCTCCAGACTAGCGGAGAAAGACGCGGAGCCCTTGCGAAAAGAGGATGGGGCCTCGCAGGGTGTGGAGGCAGAGGTCGCTGAGTCCGATGACACGGATACGGAcaccgacgaggacgaggaagcggtggcggcgcggtggaaCAACGGTCTAG CTGCCAAGTTGGGGTGTGGTGGGGTGATCTTGGCGCTAGTTGAGACGAACACTGGCTTCGCCATTTTCATGTACGATGGGATAAAGCTCCTTGAAAAAGATGCCCTTCAG AATATCTGGGTAGAGTTTGCGGATCATACTGTGGCACAAAGA GAAATATCTTGCCTGTGTGGTGATACTGTGGAGGAGTTGATGTGGGGCTTGAAGGTTCAGATGCCATATTTATTGCCTGCAGAAAAATCTATGTTGGATGAAAAGGATTGCTTCCCAATGAGTAAAGGAATGAAACAGCTTCTAAATAGCTATAGCTTTATATTGGAACCAAAAGATATGAAG GTTACTAGACATATTATTAACTTGGCAGGTATGGTGCGTGAGTGTGATCGTTGTGTGAAGAAACATGATTACTCCTTGCGGAGTGCTGCTGAGCACCTAAAGAGAATATCTCACATTGACACTAAGGAATGGGATTTAATGAAACTTGCAACTGCACTGAAGATGATATGTTACCCTGAAGAAAAAACTGTAGCAGCTTCATTG CTGTTTTCAAAACGTGTTCTGCTGAAGCTAAAGAAGGATGCACCTAAATATGAGGGCAAGATATTGAAGGAGCCCCTCTTGATCGTGTATAAAGGAATGTACTTGGCCCGTCGTACTAGATCCAGTGCCCTTCGGAAATTGAGCCGTTTGCTGGGACAAAGGGAAATAATTCAAGAAGTCGTTGCTCAACTTACAGATTGCAACGAAAGTCTTTGGGCGGAATGCAATAAAAGACAG AATCCACCAACTCCTGCACCAGCTGATGTGCTCGGGAGATATACTTGTATTTCCAGCCATCAACTTCATAAGACGAATGAACCTGGCATCTTATCTATGCATATGCATCCATCAAAG GACGTTGTTGCCACTGGGGGTATTGATACCAATGCAGTATTCTTTGATCGGCCGTCTGGTCAAATTTTGTGCACGCTTACTGGTCACTCGAAGAAG ATAACCAATTTGAAATTTGTTAATGGGGATGGACTCTTCATAACTGGATCAGCAGATAAG